The following DNA comes from Cervus elaphus chromosome 8, mCerEla1.1, whole genome shotgun sequence.
tgctgctgtccatggggtcgcaaagagtagaacatgactgagtgactgaactgaactatccagTTTTCCCGATAGCACTCACTGAATGCCTTTTCTTTGTTGTAtatttttccctactttttcctAGATTAATAGACCATAGGtgcatgaatttatttctggCCTTCTTATCCTGTTTTATCATATTtctgcatttctgtttttgtgccagtaccatagagttttgatgactatagctttatagtgtagtctgaagtcagggagcatgattctcccagctccatttttctttctcaggatttgacattttttgtgttttcatacaaattaaaaggaaaaatatgttctagttctatgaaaaatgccattggtaatttcacAGGGATTGcactaaatctgtagattgctttgggcagtacAGTCATTTTGATGATATTGGttcttccaacccaagaacatggtatatcatTCCATCTGTgtctgtcatctttgatttctttcatcagcatctcatagttttcagagtataggtcttttgcctccttatgtATGTCTATTCCTTGGTTGCTTTCGGGCAGTGAAGATACCACCAAAAGAGATTAATCTTTCTTATCTCCCTTGAAAACCTTTAGAAATTCATTTGACTTCCATAGATGAGCCACTTGTAAAACTCCTCCCTCTTCTTGGTAGGTGTGCTAGGTGGCTTTGTCTCTGCTGGGAGTTCCCCAGggaagacagtgtgtgtgtgtgtgtgtgtgtgtgtgtgtgtgtgtgtatgtgtgtgagtgtgcagtTCCCAGGCTTTGTCTCTGCTGGGAGTTCCCCAGggaagacagtgtgtgtgtgtgaagactctgtgtgtgtatgtgtgtgtgtgtgtatgtgtgtgtgtgtgcagttccCAGggaagacagtgtgtgtgtgtgtgtgtgtgtgtgtgtgtgtgtaggtccccagggaagacagagagtgtgtgtgtgtgtgtgtgtgtgtgtgtgtgtgtgcgcgcgcgcgcgcacgcacactgGGGTGAAGGGTCCCCGCTCTTCTGGACGTGCACAACTTTGGACAAGTTGACAAGCACAGCTGGGAGACAGAGAGCCTGCTCCCCCATGGCACACAGGTCCTAGAGAGGGGAGTCTGAGGGTCCCTGGCTCACCCCTGAAATGCAGGCTCGGTGGAATCTTGTGCCAAGCAAAGCTGGCCACCTGAAAATGCCCAGGCCCTGCCAGAGTGCCAGGGTGCCAGCAGGGTGATGggcctggggtgggagtggggtgctGGGAGAGTCACggccctgggggcagggccaCGGGCCTGATGGGGACAGCCCGAGGGCTCCCCCTCCACCCCGGCATGGCCTCCTGGGAGCAGGCACCGCCCCGCGCAGGTGGGCAAGGGGAGACTGAGGCCACATGGCTCGCCGTCCTGGGAAGTGGGACGGGCCCGCATCCAGGGAAACTCTCGCAGCGCCATTTCAGCAGAGCAGAGCGCCTCCACTCGGAAGATGGACTCAGCCTccccctggcctccctgcctccacccgCTGTCCTCTCTGGGGCTCCTGAGACATTCTGAACTGCACAGGGGAGCTCGCTGTGTACCAGGCTCCACTCCAGCGTGGCTGACCCCCGCTCCCTCAGTCCACTGCAGCTGGGGCATTCCGGTCGTTTATGGATGAGGCTCAGGACGGAGGCTGCGTGGCCTGCCCGTGGAGAGTGGAGGAAGGAGTCACACCTTTATTTACCACGGAAAGTGGACTTTTTTCCCCGCCACCTTCTGGCCTCACTAGCCTTCCTCGAGGTAGGTTCGGGCTCTCCCGGAGGCGGCTTCATCTTGGTCGCTGTCCACTGGGGCCGGTGGTGATGGGCTATAAGACCTGCGGACGAGCTtcccagggagggtggggatCGTGTAAGCAACTTTACAAGTGTAACCCTCAGAGTCAGGTCGGACGGTGTAAAGGACGCGACCCCGGACCCCGGGCCGGATACGCTTACGCTGCCCACCCTGGCAGGTCGGTGGGACACCCACAAGGGCGGGAGCTTGGAGCCCGCATTTGATCTGTCACTTTGGCCCAAAGACGCACCTCCGTGCATGCACGCCAGGCCCCGCGTGTCCTCAAGCTCGCCGTGGTCCGGCAACTGGCGCGGCTGGTTCCGCAGCGCCTGGGCCCGGTGGGACGGCGGCAACTCCGGCCGCAGGGGCCCGCGGTCCGATCCGATGGATGTGGCTTGGATGCGCGCCAAGAGCGCGCCTGCCGCCTCCCGCTGGCGCGCCTCGCGCTCCAGCGCTGCCTTGCTCTCCAAGAACTGATGCCTCGCGCGGTGGAGTAGCTGCATGTCCTCCACACGCATTTGCAGTAGATCCCGCTCCAGAGCCCGGATCCGGGCCAGCTGCTGCAGCTGCAGCTCCTGCGGGCAGGGCACAGGTCAGCACCGGTCCGCGGCGCGCACCCACCTCGCCCGGCCCCAGCCCGTCCTCACGGGCGCGGTAGATTGACGTCAGCTCTGCGCGCTGCCTGTAGATCTGCGACAGGTCCACGCCGCTCTCCCGTTCACGACGACCAGCGGAGTTGGCGCAGCGCAGCGCTGCGCTGCGCGCGCGTGCTCCGGTAGCTCTCGTAAAACCGGTTCTCTTCGCGCAGGCGCGCCGCCTCGCTGTCAACCAAACGGTTATCGGCCCTCAGTTGTTCCAGTCGCTGATTGCAGGCCTGCAGTTCCTCAGAGCGCCCCTTGTGCTGCCGATGCAGGTACTGACGGCGCTCCGACAGCGGCGGCTCGGCGCCCTCTCCCGCCGCGGCCCCCTGGCGCCCGGAGCGCGGCCCCTTCTTCTTAGGCGCTATGGGTCGGGGCCCATAGCCCCGACCCCCCAAGCCCGAAACTTCCGGCTTCGACTGACTCTAGGAGTCACGAACCTGCGGGAGGCAGAATCAGGAGTTTGGGGTCAATCAGGGGTCAGCGTATTGTCCCCAACCTTTACCAGTGGGGTCTTACCGGACCCTGGCCGCGTCCTTCTGAAAGTTCAGGGCTGGAAGGCCCCAGACCTTACCTTGAAGTCTTGTCATTGTGAGGGGACATACATCTACTTCAGACATGTCTGCTCTTCTCAGACTTAGAAGCTAAGCCCCTGGGCTTGGGGCCCACCCTTTCCAGAATCAGGCCCAGCTATAccctgattcctctgtcttccacaCTGGGTCTCTGGTTTTCAGAGTCTTCTGTCCTTCCTCTGGCCCCCATAGCTGTTCCTTCTGTGCACCCCATCTCAGTATCAACACAATAATGCCATATCTAGTTACAGGTCTGCTTGCCCTAGGGTAAGCTGAATTCCccagaggcaacagttagaaccggacatgaaacaatgaactggttccaaattgggaaagtgcagttcagttcagtcgctcagtcatgtctgagtctttgtgaccccatggactgcagcatgccaggctttcctgtccatcaccaactcccagagcttgcttaaactcatgtccgttgagtcggtgatgccatccaaccatctcatcctctgtcatcctcttctcctcctgccttccgtctttcccagcatcagggacttttccagtgagtcatttcttagcatctggtggccaaagtattggagcttcagcttcaggatcagtccttccaaagaatattcagagttgatttcctttaggattgactgatttgatctccttatagtccaagggactctcaagagtcttcaacaccacagttcaaaagcatcaattctttggtgctcagctttctttatagtccaactctcacattcatacatgactactggaaataccatagctttgactagatggacctttgttggcaaagtaatgtctctactttcaaTGAGACATCAATGacatctagatttgtcatagcttttcttccaaggagaaagtgtcttttgcCCCTTTGCTCACAGGTGGGGACTAGGGAGGGGGACCTACCCAGAAGGATGGCAAATGGGTTGTGGGCAAGCTGAGAGCCATGAAGGATGTTTTATGGGAAGGACACTGAGGAAAGCAAGGCCCCTGACGCCTGCTCTGAGGCTGATATCAGACCACAAGGCTGTGAGATACACCCAGAGTCTTGCCTTTCCTCTGATAGAGAAACTGAGGTTTCCTGAGCCTTGGTTGCTTTCGGGCAGTGAAGATACCACCAAAAGAGATTAATCTTTCTTATCTCCCTtgctgactctgtgcgaccccgtagacggcagcccaccaggctcccccgtccctgggattctccaggcaagaaccctggagtgggttgccatttccttctccaatgcatgaaagtgaaaagggaaagtgaagtcgctcagtcgtgtctgactcttagcgaccccatggactgcagtctaccaggctcatCCGTCCACGTGTGCAATGAGTGcggttgtgcagtagtttgaacattctttggcatttcctttctttgggattggaatgaaaactgagcacaTGAGTCATGATTATATAATTATGAAGTATCCTGCTATGTTACTTCTGGGTTTACATGTGTGGAAAATTGCCTTCTGCAGGATGTAAGCAAAAACGTGTTCCACACTTAGTCTTGCACTCGTAAGAAAGGCGGCTTTGGGGTCTGAATAGGATTTTGAGAGGTAGAAAACATGAGATAATGGTGTAAAAACcaagagacaggaaaagaaaagcaagtttgCGGAAGAATGAATATAGTGTTTTGGCTGAAGCAGAGCTGCATTAAAAGATAGCGttggggacttacctggtggtctagtggttaagactctgagcttccatgcAAAGGGCatgtgttctatccctggtcagggaactgagatcccatgtgctatgtgtcactgccaaaaaacaaaaacatccacataaacaacaataatgaaaaagattAACAGAGGTGTATTTGGGTAGAATTAGAACAGGAAAAAATTGAACAAGTGAGGAGGCAAAAGAGAAGTTTATTGTGCTCACCTAGGCATGAGGGGCAAGGGCCAGAAGGAATGAAACTTGGAGGGAAGAAAAAGGGAGTGCAGatgaaagacagccttcaaaagaCAAGTCAGCAGGGCTTGGACACATTAAATGACAGGTGAGCAAACGGAAGAAGACAGAATGACACCAGTATTTTCATTTAAGTTGGTGTGGTGTGTACGTTGACATCAAGAAGAGCAAAAGTAATATTTAGAAGGGCAATGACAGGTTTGACTTTTTCATGTTGAATATGAATTAACAGAGAAACATTTGAAGTAAAATGTCCAGGGGCATTTGGAAAACTTACATTGCTCTGACCCGCAGATGGAGTTGGAAGTCATCTGCATGGAGGACAGAACTGAAAGAGGTCTTTATTATACAAAGATTATAGTGGAAAGGTCATTTAAATAACTTCATACAGAACACCACCACTACATACCTGTAAATGGTGGAaaaatttaataggaaaaaagtaATTACAGTTATTTGTATGTTATAATTAAAGCAATTTCTATTCTAATTCCAACTGGCCACTAATTCCTAGAATGAgcaaagaattaatttctttttgtcGCTGTTTTATATACCCAGTGAATCTGTGCACCAGTCTCTCGGAATCTACACTCTGTGTTACTTTCTAAAAAACTGtgtaaatgtacatttattttctaatctttttgtcatcacaaagttgtttttttttttttttaacaaaaatcatTGGTATATTGATTTGAGTTTTGTCTGGTCTCTTATGCACAAATATCACACATAGTCAAAAAGTCAGTCTTGGACTCTTCAACATGTAGTGAAACTTTAAAGACCCTTTTAGCAAGCAATCTGAATGCAAGATcctttgatattttattattgtttgccTTGAACTagctttttgatatttttttttaaattgtagtaaaAGACAcgtaatataaaatgtattaataccATCTAAAACTTTTCAAGTGTGCAGTTCAGAGTGTTAAGTATATTTTACATTGTTATGCAACCGATCTTCAGAAATCTTTAGTcctgaaaaactgaaatttcatAACCATTAAACAATTCTCCATGTCTCCTTCCCCTTAGCTCCTAGAAACCACCattgtgacattttcttttcttttttaactttttaaccaCACtacaaggcacgtgggatcttagttccctgaccaggggttgaacctgtgttccctgcagtgCAAGGGCAGAGCAAGAAGCAGGATTCTAGGTGTTTCTGGGTGCGCAGCTACAGTATCATTATAGTAGTACTAAAATCTCACAAGCACATGTCAAgatcaatatattttattagtCTAACGATTACAGGGAGTTAAGTTATTGGCCTTAAACAAAGGGCCAATAACTCTGTTTATGTGACATAAAGAATGGAATGAAAATTGGGGGATTTTGATGTCTAGTTCTGATTTTATCACAAAATATGTGACTTTACACAGGTCAGTTTACTACTCAGACTGAACCTCTCACATTTCTTCTGGCTGTGATTCTACACATAGTACGATACACCTTTCCTAAGGCTGACATCTAGTGGATACACTTaaatttagtatttaaaaatgaataagctTAGTTAAGCTATTTTAAGTAAAAGACTCACTAGGAAGCCTGGTTATGTGCAATAAGTACAATAAATTAGGAGACCAATATTGCTCCTTAAATGAAAGTGAACCATGATAAAATAATATTACATCAGATTGTCCTGGCATCTTTGAATTTGATTCAGAGATTACGGGTACTCTTCCATAcacccagccattaaaaattaAGCCACTAGGCAAATTAGCCGCCTGAGTTGCAAAtttagaagaaagcaaagaaatgctTCCTGCTCGAGTGTCCTGCATTCAGGGACAGACACAGGATATGACAAGGGCTAGTACAAAGTTCTAAGTAAGTGACTTAGGAGTGTATAAGATGGTGTATGatggaaacatgaaaaaaaagttctgaaactcaaaattacctattttataaGGATTATGaaggtttttctttaaaaactatgaCCACTGAACAAAAGCAGTATTCTGAATTCACTTTCTTAAAACCTACCACTATTTTGAAATCACGGAAAAATTACATATATCAATACCTGTATGTGgtaaaaatacatacattgaaAGGCAAGGGAATGATAAACACAAAATCTAGGATACTGGTTATCCCTGGGAAGGCACAGGGCCACAGGAATGGGAAACTTCAGAGGTTTAGGGAATACTCTAGTCCCTCAATGGCTGGTAGATTCATGGAAttctttttaagcttttaaattcCTAAATAAACTCTAGCCTCCAGCAGACATTCTATTATATAGTCactactcaataaacattagttGAATTAATCAATGAATTAAAATTCAAGTGAAAAAAGCTCGTTCATCAAAGAAGAGCATATCTAAACCAAGGGCATCCGTAAAAGGTGCAGCTTTAGGTCAAATGAAACAAACTGCAACTTTACAAAGTAGGCGGTAAGCTTATGGAATGTGCTAACTACAAAGGAATAATTAAACTGTAAGTTCCacaaaagctgctgctgctgctaagtcgcttcagtcgtgtctgactctgtgcggccccatagaccgcagcccaccaggctcccccgtccctgggattctccaggcaagaacactggagtgggttcccatttccttctccagtgcatgaaact
Coding sequences within:
- the LOC122698213 gene encoding coiled-coil domain-containing protein 166-like, whose translation is MSEVDVCPLTMTRLQGKVWGLPALNFQKDAARSQSKPEVSGLGGRGYGPRPIAPKKKGPRSGRQGAAAGEGAEPPLSERPRRRACAKRTGFTRATGARARSAALRCANSAGRRERESGVDLSQIYRQRAELTSIYRAREDGLGPGEELQLQQLARIRALERDLLQMRVEDMQLLHRARHQFLESKAALEREARQREAAGALLARIQATSIGSDRGPLRPELPPSHRAQALRNQPRQLPDHGELEDTRGLACMHGGASLGQSDRSNAGSKLPPLWVSHRPARLVRRSYSPSPPAPVDSDQDEAASGRARTYLEEG